The Saccopteryx leptura isolate mSacLep1 chromosome 5, mSacLep1_pri_phased_curated, whole genome shotgun sequence nucleotide sequence attaaaatacttattttaatcataaaatttgtgcaaaacttatttgaattctattcaggcaaaaatttgcgtttgtagctcttgtgttgtgtacttgttgaggacaatctcatttgatgctccagcagtagtctgctcatcactaatagctccaagatttttggaaaacatatcaaggtgactgttcaggtagtgaatcttaacactaatgttacatccaatgtcgcggaaagccaacagcatcctttgaaccagaagttcatagttttctgctttttttgttgccaacCAAGTTTTTTGTAACTAccacaaaagattgccatgctgctttctcctcctcattCATCTTCCTGGGAAATTCTTCATcgtgtatgagggttcgaatttgaggtccattgaatacacctgcaaaattttatcttctcaaaagacaaggcaggaaaaacagaaataatatattaaaagcattcactttctctattcaaagcctgaacaaagtgcttcattaagccaagtttgatgtgaagtgggggaaaaatgatcctgtttcgattaactacaggttcattcacattattttgcatccctacttccagaacttcaggtttcggccactccttctgtgtccagtgtttctcctgagctcggctatcccacaaacacagaaagcgaGGATACTtagtgaaacctctctgttgtcctaacaggaaattttccattttcagatccacacaaatgatccagttatgctcctcatacttcagaaaaacgaggacaatttttatgtcattataatcttctcggagatgagttgaataaccaattggaaccactgcataaacattaccattgtgtaggagaacacatttcagactctgtttagacaggcaagaaatagctgccactctgttggactgtaagtggtaacacctcgctggctgagaagactactgatattatgacagtaaacaaagtgtttgtctttggaaaaaagtccacagaaatttgttcacacttcctgaaatgggatactttagctgaccggtgaagtatattcttttcttttttttttttttttaagtatattcttttcttgaagcctggaggctaataactcagctgctttctttgataggtccaaatctcttactaagtcattcaaatcaggttagctaaactgctgaggggttaatgactgcttggcattaaaaaaagaccgttcagattctacaaccatttcctcatgcatcttatcaaaatacacttgatcaccatgttcacttccttcgtccttagaaaaaataaaaccattgaaaactggaactggagtgtctcagagtgtgggataggtcgtactgctgaaggaatattaggatatgtgatcatatgctgttttttcttgccgatgccctttgtatggatcaacAGAAATAACACTCACTGCTATGGTCCTTAGGTTcctgccaaaccatgggaataccaaaaggcattcctttgcatttttcttttgtccagtcataaagcatttcctcacaattatgacacacaatatgaggaacttaattcttgtcttgatcaccaagaggaacttgaaaataggcaatatatgcacatgtcacaaatgattaAATATTGCGCCTTTtacgttgaagtgtgtaatagccacatatataacagtaGGTGTCAGgaatattcttacatttacgcctactcgaagcaGCCATgcttcaatcttaaaacaaaagaagagggTGTTCttttcagataataattttttaaatttataaactacaattatgtaaaagtgatgtttgtaatacattaattgccttgtggttatgttcaatccaagagtcattgccctttaactccaatttaaaaaccaatgcctgccattaactgtaacaaaaataaattaaaattgcctaaaaactagagcatgcaccaaaaaacagatttcagatttggaatcagcgatgcagaaatatattttaaaagttctaaaatcttatgcaacagaaaatgaaaaaaaaaattgttccccagtgtaataaatGAGAAGTagccctgtctggatagctccattggttagatcATCCTCCAGATACATAgcagttgccagttcgatccctagtcGGACACATACCGGAAGaaactgatgttcctgtctctatctttcttcctctgtctctaaaaatcaatcaatcaagccctggccggctggctcagtggtagagtatcagcctggcgtgcaggagtcccgggtttgattcccggctagggcacacaggagaagcgcccatctgcttctccaccgctccccttctccttcctctctgtctctctcttcccctcctgcagccgaggctccattggagcaaagttggcccgggcattgaggatggttccatggcctctacctcaggcactagaatggctctggtcgcaacagaaggacgccccagatgggcggagcattgccccctggtgggcatgctgggtggatcccggtggggcgcatgcgggagtctgtctgactgcctccccgtttccaacttcagaaaaatacaaaaaaaaaaaaaaaaaaaatcaatcaatcaataaaattttttaaagtttttaaaaagagagagtgcGCCTGCCAggaggtagtgcagtggatagagcatggacgtGGGATGCCTAGGACCCAGATTTTAGATCCATATTTTAAACCcagaggtctccggcttgagagCGGCCTCATCCGGCTTTCTCCATACATACAGTTGCCCAACATATTCCATTTTCTCCCAGGCATACAGAAAACACTTTTAAGACAAAAGGAAGTCAAAAGGGCCTCCCTGGTCACTCTCCCCTTTACCAGCCCACATTCCCTCTGATCAACTTCCTGAGGTCGCTAAACAGCCTAGCAGAGCAatggaaatttaaataaagagCAAGCTGTCCCCCAGAACCCTAGTGGAAACTCTACTGaagcccccacctccctctctggaTACAGCcgactccccccccacacacacacacacacatagaaaagGTGGTCAGAGAAGCTTCCAGAGCTCGGCCTGGGGAGGGCTCAGTCCAGCCCTCAGGGCAGTCATCGCAGAGAAGCGAAAGCGGTCACAGGGAGAGCACAGCTGGCTTCAATGTAGGTAAAATCAGAAATGTTATTTCTGGCAAACATGGACCTCCTTCAGCATTCAGGTATCGAAATGCAAACTGCTTAGCAGCTGCCAGCTCTCCTGGAGCCAGAGCAGAGAGTCTCTaacagggctgtgggaggggccacaggcagtggggagtggggggggggttggggggggcacGGCCTGCTCTGCAGGATCTAGTTCTTTCTGATCATCAGTgtttcagagaagaaagagatttctCAGCAACCCAAGCACAGATGCAGACAGGGTGACTTATGGCTTActtcatgcaccccaactaggatacTTCtaaatgctccctgactgggatacaccagGCAAACCcatatctggggccgatgctggaaTCATCcctgctatttttagcaccagaggctgacGCTGGGACTAtcgagttatcctcagcactcagagaccacgctggaaccaatcgagccactggctgtgtgaggagaagagagggaatggggagagggcaggggagagaaacagatggtcacttctcctctgtgccctgacccagatcaAATGTGGGACATCACATGCCACACCAAGGCTCTAACCAGTGAGCAAGCCCTCCAGGGTCTAGTCTATTTTCTCATCGTGTGACCAAACTCCTTGAATGGGGGGATTTATCTTGTGAGACTTTGAGCCCCTGAGTCAATAAACTGCTGGCACCTCGTAGCCATCCCCTTGCTGCCTTATTCCATTGCTAAAAATCCAGCCCCTCTCCATCCTGCACCCACCTGGGAGTCTAGGAGGGGGCGGGAAGGAGGGGTGTTTCACCTGCTGAGTGAGTTCTGTCCACTCCCTGCCCTTGTCATTAGCCACAAAAGCCACTAGTGGGCAGGGAATGCCCATCTTTCTTTAGGTCAGGGCCCAGCCAACACATGACAACTGTGGAGAGAAGAGGGTATAATGGACTCCGTTCTCTTCCCACCCAAGTTCAAGATGTCCATGCCTAGTCGGTGTGGTTCTGTCTAACCCCACCCTCTGTGTCCAAATACCACGGACCGTGCTCGAGCAAATTCCAGAGATCTGAAAAGGTAAATGTTCTTTCCTTGCATAAGCACAGTAACCCAAGGACAAGTAAGAATTAATAATTCTGTATTAGCAAACATCCACTAAGTGTCTGAACTCCCCCACCACGTCTGCACTTGGAGAATCTGCTTACAGACTGAAcccctgtctcccccccccctggGAGCTCCACAACCTCCCTCGTCCTGCCGGCGGCATGGCCAAGCACCCCGGCTTCCAGCTCAGGCCTTCTCCCTCGTAGAATGTTTTAGGTTTTCTAGTAAGCAAACTTTCATTACTGGATTTTTGGCTACTTCTCTTTGGAGAGTTACTCTATGTTTTCTCTTACTTGCTTTTGAAACCCAGGAGGTGGGGGGGAACCACATGTCAAATTTCTTTGcctctgattttctctttttccctggaATTGCCATCAAACTTTGTTCCATCTCTAAGGGGATAATTTACTTATAGAAGTCTGCTTTTTCTGACTCACTTCCATCAGGAGTTCCGAAAATGGTTCTACTTATTCCTCCCACAAACATTTACTAGCCATCTTCAGGGTCCTTTAATATATACATTCTATAAAGGCAGCAGGCAGGCCGCAAGGTGTGGGAGAACTGCCCTTAGTCACTGGACACCAGTTTTCCAAGTGCGCACTAGAGGACGCCACTTCACCATTGCCATTGGTTACAAAAGGTCTTGAGTGACTCAGTAGGCAGCCTATTGAGGTCATGATTGACATGACAGACATGTTTTCTGGGCCCGGCCACTCTGATGCCCTGCACGCAGAGGTGCACAGGTGCTACCTGCTCTCAGCCCCCGGACCTCACGTGCTACTCCTGGTGACGCAGCTGGACTGACTCAAAAGCCAGGACCAGCAGGTCACGCAGAGGGTGAGGGAGCTCTTTGGAGAGGACGCCCTGAGACACACAATTGTCCTCTTCACCCACAAGGAAGACCTTGCTGGAGGCTCCCTGATAAAGTACATCCATGACTCAGACAACAAAGCCCTACGCACGCTGGTGGCAGCATGTGGGGGACGAGCTTGCACCTTTAACAACTGGGTGAGAAAATGTGAGCGGGCTGACCAAGTGGGGGAGCTAATGGGTGTGATTGAGGGTCTGATGATGGAGAAGAGAGGTGCCCACTACCCCAATGGGCTGTACCGCCTAGTGACAGGACCAGCGTGTGGGCCAGAGCAGTCAGAAGAAAGAGTAGAGGATTTCAGAGGGGCTCTTATACAGCACATGGAAACTCAGAGACGTCGCACAACTGGGGCCAAAAAGAATTGCTTAAAAAAAGCCCTAGACAAAATATTAGTGTGGATTCTATTTTATAATCAGTTGTTTGTCAAATTATTAACTCTCTTATTTTGTGTATTGCTCAGAATATGCTGTTTTTCTTACTGCTTACTCTGTTGCTTGTGCAGTTTGCTCTGTAGCTCACCGTTAACTGTGCTCAGAAAATTATTGGTAATTCCTGGATGGAACATTGGTCCGAATGCAAGAGTCCTGGAGGACAGTGATGGACCAGTAACTATCACTGTGATATAGAGGGTGAGTCACCGGACCTCCTCTATACATTGTGGCGCCTAACGTCACTAAATGCTTCGGATGCTGCGAAGTGTTTAAAACATTAATATCACTTCATTTACAAATGaacaaattattattaaagttactgtttgttttgaaatataatacaaaaaatgtttgaaagctGTATACATAAAATTTCTCCCATTTGCAAATATCTAAAGCAATTTTACGTCCTTGGTAactgattttcttctttaaaatgctaTGATAtccactgaatttaaaaaaaaaaagataagatttctactgaatgatataaaataataataagaaatctGTAAAGTTTCTGAGATCACATTTATAATACTGTTATTTCCCCACTTGAAACCAATTATGCCCACTAACGACATATATCACACTCACATACCTGGTGACAGTCATGGGCGGACCCAGAGAAACACTGGATACATAATTAGTATCAAAGAAAGTGGATATTATTAACATTTATCTACGAGAATTATAGCAACAGAGATGGCCACTTAATTAGGGACTTGGGAGAAAGTCAAGTGCAGGCGCCTCCTACAAGCTGTAGACACAAGACATGGAAATGACAAGGGACACTGCTGGTAACAGTGAGGAAATTGTGCCCTAACCCCAAGGGGGTGGATGAGAACCGGAATCCAGATGGAGAGTTGGGTAGACAAAGTGTGATGTCTGGCTTAGTGTTGCAGGTGACTTAGCAGGGAGAGGGGCGGGAAAACAAACACCAGACCTTGCTTTTGTGCCCAGAAGTTATCTCTGGCTTGGACTTCCCATTGGTAGAAGCCAATCAGAAGTCAGACTTCCAGAAATCCCACTGATGTCCAATCCAACAAGGGCTTCAAGGTCTAGACCGTTCTTAATAAATGCTAgtcttgctaaatgttaaaatataacacAGTATTTTGCAGACCAGATATAAAAAAGATTGAGGTTGACAAGAACTCATCCTGGGTAAGTACAGCCAACTGAAAAACAAAGACATCAACATGAAATTGACCAAATAGTGTATATAAGCAAGTGCTAAACCTCCCTTCTAAGAGACAACGCTTGGATATGAAACCTGTCTCTTTACCttgatgcaaataaataaaactcacttGTGACAACCATGTATCCATCTTGAATAGAACAACCCAAGTGGCGAACCTCTTGAGTttgttaacaatgagatccacATAGATCACCCCTTGGGACAAAGAGTTAAGGTGAAGGAGGGTAAAGTGTGGATCTTCATAGGAAAATGAAAAGTATTTGGCACAGAAGAGAGATTTAAGTTATACTCAGGGCCAATTTAAGTTAGGATTGtgccttaagaaagaaaagagataaaacagTAAGAGAATTTAGTGACTTCCAGGCCTCCATGGACCGCACAGCATCTTGCTGGAGAAGCCGGCTGCTTCAGAGACGTAGACTGAAACCATGTGAATCACCAGTGGTGCTAATGCTTGGCGTGTGCAGGAGTTCTTATCTGAATCTTCCTAAATCGAGTCTGTAAATTCAGTGATATATTTATTGTCAGAGTATGCCAATATTGTCACTTCTTAAGTTTGCTGGCATTGTGGGGATGCGTGGGAGGAATGAGTAGGGAAGATGCTTCAGGTTAGCTATCACTGTGTAACAAACAACCCCAGAGCTTCATGGTGaaaacaacaagcatttattttcaCAGGAATCTGGGGGCAGGCCAGGACAACATGGGCGGCTCCTCCTTGTTCTCTGCGGCTCCATCTGTAGTGCTCAGTTGGCAGCAGGAGAACCCACGTCCATGTTGCCTCCCGTGCTTGGCGGCCATGTAGGCTCTGCTGGCTGATGTAAGAGCAGTGGGGGGAGTGGGCCAGAGACTCCAAGTCCTCTTCATGCGGCCCCTCCACGGGCCACGTGGGCTTCCTCACAACATGGTGGCCAAGGTCCAAGAGCAAGTGCCCCAAGAGAGAAAGGAGGCCTTGTCCCTAATCCCACCTCAGAAGCTACAAATGCCCACTATTCATGAAAAGAGTCACAAAGCTCATTGGATTTAAAGGCAAGGGAAAGAGTAAAAAGCTCAGATTACAAGAAGAATAGGTAGGTTAGAGGATAGTGTTATGGCCATCTTCAGAAAATACAACCTATCATATTAACAAATTGTAGtaatttaagaagaagaaaaaataaaatttacctaatttccaaaatgcatgccatttttttaaagaaaagtgcaTAAAACACTTAACTTTTCTTTAAATACGTTTAACATAAAGTGCATAAACACTTAACGTTTCTTCCAGCttctttacttatatttttaatacGTTCATCTTATCTCAtctttaggtactttattttttcctccttttctgatATGATATATTTAGCCCTTACTAGTTTAATTTCCTTCGCTAATTCATCAGCATAAATTATCTCCAAAGCTTCTGCCTGACGTCTCAGCTTCTCCTCTATGTCCTTGTAGACGGCGTCAGAGAAGTGAGTCCCCCCGTTCTCCTGCACAATCTTCTCTATCAGACCCACCAGCTCCTGCACttgaccttccctctcagcctcgtCTGCACTTGGGCTGTTATTAAAGGCACAGCAGCAGTTCCCACACTCCTGGATGATATTTTGTAGGTCCACGTCTGCATCTCCTATAAACTGACTCAGGCTCTGACCCACCAACATATCTTTGCATGTGAACAAGTTGATCATGTACTTCATGGCTGCCTTCCCAAAGATGTACTTGATCAATGCAGTTGGTTTGTACTCTTCCTCCGTGAAGTGGCCCAGCTGCACAACCAGAAGGATGGTGTGAGGCCCAGGGCGGGAAAAGAGGACACACAGGCTGATCTCCTCACAGGTGGTCATCAGTGTCTCCTTAGTGTCGAATAGCCCTGGGGTGTCCACGACAAGAAGGTTCCTCCCCTCCCAGTTCTGCGTTGCTGCCTGACACTCCTTGGTAACAGCTTGGGCAGCAATTCTAGAATCAAATTCACTTCTCCCAAGGATGCTGTTTGCTGTCGCACTTTTCCCATTCCCTGTTTTTCCCACCAGGACAATCCTCAGAGTTTTCTCCTGATGGCCACCCATGTTCCTGTCAAGAGGATCTGGATGTACGTGCCCACAAGACcttaaggaagggaaggagagagggaagggttaACTCAGGTAAGAGGGCATCTTTCCCAaacctcttttcttcattctttcctccCTGAAAATATGTAATAGTCTATGACATTGACCCCAGTGAGAGCAGAGATGACACAGCTCAGTTACtgtggaagaaataataaagtagcGTTTTCCCACAAAGGAGCACAAGGTCTGGGTACTTTCACAGGAAAAGTCATCTAAGATTTATACATCTGATTATCTCAGTATTAACTAAGCTGATCCTATTCATatgaaaaagaatagaaactTACAATTATCTCTACGAATCAAGTATACTATTGATTCTAAAACTTAACAAACATTTCACCAATAAATAAAGCTATAGACAtgtctcattttgaaatattaatacaaaatcCTAAATAATTTATTGCATATCAAAAAATTTAATGCACCATGAAAAAGTGTGACTTCTGTTAGAAATACTGGGATGgttcaaaatgagaaaattggcTTTCACAACATATCCCACGttaatagaagaagaagaaaatgaactagATGCAGAAAGGACATGTGACAAAATGCAACACTGACTCGTGTTGAAAGCATTTCATAAGATTGAAATCaatggatactttttttttttgtatttttccgaagttggaaacagggaggcagccagacagacctccccccccccccccccgcatgcgccccaccgggatccacccggcatgcccaccagggggcgacactctgcccatcttggggcacccctctgccacaatcagagccattctagcacctgaggcagaggccacattgctgccctcagcgcccaggcaaactttgctccaatggagccttggctgtgggaggggaagagagagacagagagaaaggagaggggaagggatggagaagcagatgggcgcttctcctgtgtgccctggctgggatagaacccgggactactgcacgccaggccgaaggtctacgactgagccaactagccagggctggaTACTTTTCTAACATGATTTTATATAACCTAAATTAAAGTTTTCTTGCCATCCCTCTTTATTTCCCTGCAGGTGAGAAATAGTAGGTTAGAAAGTTAAATAGTGGATCATAAAGTTAAAACAACGGGATGAAAAGGTCAtttgaatgaagaaaaaagaatgatccGGCACCATCATGAAAATGAACAAGGAGGTTGGACTAGATTTACCAGAAGTCACACATTGTAGTTTCTGTAATTACAGCTGAACAATGTTGGCTCATGAATGGAgagatcagagaaatgaaaactgaaaatgcTAAAATAGACCAAGTTAATCATATTATAATACATACACTTATAGTCACTTCAATTACATTGTGTTACAGATTCCGAGGGCAGCATCTCACATCCATAAGGACAAAGACGGTTAGTAGAGCGACTAAGGGGTAACCGTGGAACCACGTAGAAAAGATAAGACGGCACCTGTGCCTCACGCCACTCAACTGCCATGCAGATGAGAAGTTCACATGTAAAATTGAatccatataaataataaaacaaacatggTTAATCTCTTTGTAAGCTGGTGTTAGGGAAGATATTTCTAAGATTTGAAATAGAATGAGGAAAAGGACTAGTAAGTGTGGTTACAAAAAAATATCACACATAAGACAAATAGACAGTGACAGAGaatgatttgtctttgggtgatgggcacacaagacaatcaacagttcaaacactGTAGAGCTGATCACCTAAAagctatgtattcttattgatcgatgtcaccctgttaaatttcatttaataaataaaattaaaaaaaacttagttCTAaagattgaataaaaatattgtcaCTTTTTTAATGAGAACATTGATGTGTTCTGGAAATGCTGagacacttgcccaaggtcacagtgcTAACAGGTACCAGGCAGAGCAGAAATCCAATTACAAGTCTGTCTGACCAGCACGTCCCCTCCTAACCACTGCACACGGCGCCTCTTCCTGGTGTCTTCTCAGGCCCGTGATTCTAAAATCCCATCAAAGTAGAGGTAGATGGAGAGAGGGCAGGCAAGGGGTCCACACTCTTGCTGAGTGGAGAACTGGCAGGAAGCCTGTACCCAGGGAGTTCACAGGAGGGTTTCTCATGCACTGTTTCTCCAGAATGGCTTGTCCTCCCCCAGggcacccctccccacctcatATGTCACACTACTGGGGTCACAGCCTCTCTCTGCTAAATCATGGAAAGGATTCCACAAACCACATTCTAGATGTCCTCTGCCATCAGAGACGAGGGTACCCCTGGAGAGTCCCTGCTCACCCTGGGATCCAGCTTCTTCTTCAGTCAGGAGAGGGGTTTAGATTAGGAAATCTCTAAATTGTCTTTGAGCTGAAAGAACCTGCCTTGGCGGTACCAATATCTTATcgaagaagaagaaagggtaaTCAGGAAACCCTGTCACAACAGCAAATGCATGAGATGCACCAGTCAGCACACATTTGTCC carries:
- the LOC136405640 gene encoding LOW QUALITY PROTEIN: GTPase IMAP family member 2-like (The sequence of the model RefSeq protein was modified relative to this genomic sequence to represent the inferred CDS: substituted 1 base at 1 genomic stop codon) translates to MDLLQHSEREWGEGRGEKQMVMIDMTDMFSGPGHSDALHAEVHRCYLLSAPGPHVLLLVTQLDXLKSQDQQVTQRVRELFGEDALRHTIVLFTHKEDLAGGSLIKYIHDSDNKALRTLVAACGGRACTFNNWVRKCERADQVGELMGVIEGLMMEKRGAHYPNGLYRLVTGPACGPEQSEERVEDFRGALIQHMETQRRRTTGAKKNCLKKALDKILVWILFYNQLFVKLLTLLFCVLLRICCFSYCLLCCLCSLLCSSPLTVLRKLLVIPGWNIGPNARVLEDSDGPVTITVI
- the LOC136406415 gene encoding GTPase IMAP family member 7-like: MGGHQEKTLRIVLVGKTGNGKSATANSILGRSEFDSRIAAQAVTKECQAATQNWEGRNLLVVDTPGLFDTKETLMTTCEEISLCVLFSRPGPHTILLVVQLGHFTEEEYKPTALIKYIFGKAAMKYMINLFTCKDMLVGQSLSQFIGDADVDLQNIIQECGNCCCAFNNSPSADEAEREGQVQELVGLIEKIVQENGGTHFSDAVYKDIEEKLRRQAEALEIIYADELAKEIKLVRAKYIISEKEEKIKYLKMR